One Glycine max cultivar Williams 82 chromosome 8, Glycine_max_v4.0, whole genome shotgun sequence genomic window, CACTTAATTACTTTTGATTAATGTTTTAATGTTTGGAGAGAGAATAATTaagtaatataagaaaaaataattaatttatctagaaattagaaaaatgtcttataaaaaggaacCTATGAAGCACCGACACGGACACTGGACACGACACAGACACATGGACACCtgtaatgtccaaaatatagaATGTAGTACGGGTGTTGTGTCGGTGTCGGACACTGACACGGACGCGTGTCGGACACCGGACACGGGGCTGGGGTGTCCGTGCTTCATAGAAAGGAACAAACAAATTTCTGAAAAGGATCAAGCTTGTTGGACTTgttaaaacaataaatgaatacattaatttggatttgttttatatatactttttaaaattgcCTGATCTGATATACAAGCTTTTTCGGAGGTCAATTTTTAGCCTTTACGAGTTTAGAATTGAGGCAAGGATGTGATTGTCAATGAAGTGATCTTCTAAGGTCTCTCTTATAATATGTAATTTGTTTTATCAATTTATACTCTTTTCATATAAACTGCAGAATGGAAAGCAGGGAAGGCAAATCAATTTCTGACTTGTACGAAGAAATTTGTCACAAATTCAGAGATTTCATGACAGAGTAATTTCTAATCACACTACTTTTTagcttttagtatttttctatGTGCTAAAAATCATTGGTATATATGTGGTAGTTGTATTTGTTTATGgagtaaataattatatgtttgcCTTGGCTGAGGCTGACCCGTCAACATTGAAAAATTCCATGAGAGATTGTAGTTGTTAGGTTGAGAACTACTTCATAtcaatgttgttaatggcggatggcggttcatggcggaaagtaaaaaatccgccataaaaataTGGCGGATGGCGTAGCGGAAAATGGCGGATGTCATGgcggaccaaaaaaaaaaaaacatatatataaactcattgaaattgaaaaaaacaaaggattgcattcaaataaactaaaaaagtttcatgagttcatacaataatcaagtaccaacaccaaataaactcattaaagagTTCAAATAAACTCAGCCATTTAAAAGAGGactgaacagaaaaaaaaattgtggtgtcaaatacgaaaaaaaaaatgggactgttaaaagtaaaaaggggtgtcaaatagcaaaaggaaaaaaaaagctgCAGACAGAAAACAGGGGGTGTCAAACagcaaaaataaaactaaaacctacgccttcttcttcttcgcgacgccttcttcttcttcgcgaCAGCAGCTTCGTCTTCTCCGCGAGAACTCCTCGCTGCAGGCCGCCGTTCGTGACAGATGCGTCGCTGCCGGAGCTTGTCGCCGCCGTTTGTGCCGGTGCGTCGCTGCCGGAGGTCGTCGCGGCTGCGTGCGCGTGCGGCTGGGTGCGCGTGTGGGGTGCGGGAGGGACGCCATTTTCCGCCACCCCGCCATAACCGCCACGACGGCCATGGCGCCGCCATCCCAAACCCGCCACGCCACCACTATTCGGTGGCGTTTTTTCGAAAAACCGCCATGACGCCGCCATGGCCGCCATTTAACAACACTGCTTCATATGGAGTAATTTTTTTGTTCTCATGAATACTACTACCTTACAAGAATCATAGTTTTACGTGGATCTGGAAGGAACTTCAGATCAATAAATCAAATCCATGTCTAGACGTGTAATGAAATAATTGAGAGAATATTTTGTGAgtacaaaattataaacatcAGTTGAAGTTCTTGGAGGATTTTGTTGTACTGTTTTTAGTAAGGCAAATGATCACAAGGGTTTGATTTTAAGACATCCTACACACCATGTAAACCCTAAGCGGTAGCTCAATCCTAATCACTTCAAGATAATTAGTTATGCATATGAAATAACTAAAGATGATCCCTACTCCTAGGGGTTGGAGGTGATGATTATTGATGAACGATTGAATGACATGGtgggaaaaatattaaaaaagttaagaaatgGATAGAATACATTAAGAAAATTTCTTGGTTTATTCTTATGATTCAAGTTAACAGACAGGAACTAAACTAGACACACTCACACTCATACATACATGGacacaattataatttgtactcttttttatcacattaataTATCTGTATAAATTTATACTTCTCAACAGCTGCCCTATTTTAGGATTACAAAGATTGATGAGTTGGGCATTGCTGGAAGCAGGCTGCTGTCTGGCTTTCAACAAGCACTTGGTAGTTTTACAGAATTTTGTTTAACATGTGTTAGtgtaaaataatgatattgCATTTTATTCACTCTtgttataactttttacttttattgtgCAGATTTTATTAGGAGGCCTCCTATAGATACGAATTCTAAATTAGTTCACAAGATAATTGTAGCTAATGAAACTGAGAGAGTTAAAGCCTATATTAATTCTGGATGTAGGAAGCTCAATGAAAGTATCCAGAGTGTAACTAACTGTAAGtactgtttatttttttgatggtTAAAAGTTTATGGAGATGGTAGGTTGTATCATTCCAATATTGGGGCATGCCTCAAGACCCAACAAGGGCTTAGTGACACATAAGTACAGCTCCTTTTTAACCCTTTTTATTGAGTACGATGTATTAAGGGTGATGCTATTCTATtaaggattattttttttaatgagtctgatattttaaaagtaaaccaATTAGCTTTTGTAAAACTGTTACTATGTTAGCAATGTGAAGTTAATATTGAATTCTGCAATGctattttatttcataacttttcacacaacTATGCTCCTGCAGTTTTACAGAAGTTACTCTCttattcataaattttgttCTCAGTAAATTATCCTTTGATTTTTCATTCTTGTGATAAATAGGAATTTAGCAAAGCATTGTCTTCATGATCGGTTTAGTTGGGTTGACATTTCTTGCTGGTAGGATCTAGTTGTAAGGTATGGCACTTGAATCCCACATAGGAAGTATGGGATTCTAGTGTAGGGTTTACAAGGTTTTCAACTGTCCAACTATAATAGCTAGCTTTTGTGGTGTGGTTCTCCCAAGGCTCTTATCATTAGAGGGCCTTTCAGTGTGTCTCATTGCATTTTTGCAAACGAGCTATGCAGGTGGTGACTTTGGCATTGTAGTGTTCGCCTAGGATTAGTCAATGAGGTTGTAGGTGCAGTGGGATGTGGTTCTCACGTTGGAACTATGGTGTTCTTGTGTGGGGTTTATAATATAAGGCCTTGGGTTCTCCAATTACAATAGCTAGCTTTTGTGATGTGGTTCTTCCAAGGTTCTTATAAATTGCTTGCAATCTTGTTTCTTTCATCTATCACGGCTCCTTTTTTTCACTCATTTTCAGTTTCCATCTAATTCTTTTGGGTTTACTATCATTTTAGTCCCCTAAACTTTTTAAGATTTCTGAGTttagtctcttaattttttgtttctatttttagtcgcttaactttttttttgtccatACCTTTGGTtctttttagggactaaaagtaAGGAcgaaaaaaagttaagagtaaaaacaaataaaaaaagtttgggACTAAAAATGGTTaacaactaaaaactaaaagatagtAAACCcaattcttttattctttttttttctttccaaaagtGAGTTTGTCATGACATGTCTTAGTGttgacaaattttaattaatgccatgaaaattaatcataattgaTGTCCTTAATTCCAAAAAATATGTGCTTGAAACAGCATTATACAATCTTTTGTTATCAATTCTCAATTTGAATTCtactcatttatttttgttgctatTTTTTCTGCTGACTATGTAACTGTTTCAATTTGGCAAAATCTGCAAATGGAAGTGCACTCGGACACACATGGACTCTGTAACCATATAAGCAAAGGTATGGCTTCTTCTCTTTTAATGATTGATCCCTGACTGCTGTGCTATGATAAGCCTATATACATCATATCATATATTTGTTGaatatatatttctcttttgaATACTTATTTAACCATTTGTATCATTGCCTTTATTCTTAATTGTCTTCAGCATTCACTATGTCTAACGTTTGACTTTTATGCTTGGAGCCTGACAACTTAATTTATGAAGATGTATTCCAATTTGGAGGATACTTCTTTTCATTTGTCAATATTGCTTTCTAAGCTGCTTTACTTAATCAGTAATGGACTTCCTTTTCCGGCTCCTTTGTGAAAATGTTTAAGTGGTAGATACTAAAGTTGTATTTAACAAAGTGGCTATCATTAATATAAAAGTTCATTTTGACTTCATGTGTTGTATATATTTTCGTGGGATGTAAACCTAATGTCATAATTGTCATGGTGGTCTTGTCTTCTTtgttttagtatatattttttcatcttttttaaaaaaaacattgctCATTTTTACTATCTTgagagaaattttgaaaattagtgtTTATTTCCAAAAATTAATCTTCCCTAAACATCCACTTAGTTTGACTATTAACTAGTCATGCATGTCTTGCAGTTAAGGAAATACTTAATGAACTTGAAGGTCTATTGGGGGATGTAACAAATGCTATTCAGACTACAGATGGAAATTTATTAGCCCTCTCTGATCTGGATTTTAATGTTGAATTGAATGAGCAGGTAGCCGATGATGATTtggtaatattattaatttttttggaagagTTTCTTATGCAATTGCTATCTTTTTCCCACATGTATTCCTTTGACTGAGTTTCTTCCCCTGCTCCCCCCCAAGAAAAAGAAACCCCAAAAGAAATCTTTTAACTTGATAGTAAAATATCAGTTCTCGCATTACAATCTTTGTTATATCcacataacttttttaaatcGTAACCTTTATGATTTTGTCCTCATATATCTCTAGATCCTGCCATATGATACATCTTATTGGAATTAAAATGCTGATTGGGAGTTAAGTCTAGCTTGTTATAATAATGTTTACAAATAAAACCTGTTACAAAGAGCTTGTTATCCCCTCCTCCAGTGCCATTCGCTTTTCGGCACAAATACAACCCTCAACTCCCTcaaagaaagtgaaaagctaCACATAATAATTGTGGGATGAGACTCATGTAATGCAAAGTCATTAAcctctttctctttttggtTGGGAAGTTGTACTGTTATAGGATGTGGAGAGAAGGGAAAGTTAGTTAAGATAGTTAGACTATTAATGAGTTTGTGTTAATTAGAGGGGTTTATTAGAtgtaaataggggaagaaggatAGGAGAGAGGGAGATCTGTATCATTTTGTAAATTGAGCATTAGCTTTGTGAAAGGAGAAatcctttgtgaaggggaaactcttggaggagacttatctcctattttctgttcttttctttctagtcaATTAAATTCtctctcattttaatttttggttccTAACATGTACATCTCCACTAATTTCAAGAATCATTTAACATGATATAAATGTAATAATGGAAATCATGGAATTCTCGCTCACTAGAACAACAATTACACCTTTACTCAGGAGGAAAAGGATGCTTTGTCCCATTCTCAAAGTCCTGATGTTACAAttaccaagaaaaagaaaagtgctGATGTTGCATATTTAGCGATGCTAATGGCTTTCATATACAGCATGGTCAACCAAGACTATTTGATGCAGGTAATGAGTGATGTCTTTGTGACCTTACAATCAGTAAAATGAAGAATCCTTAAaatcttttccttttgttgCAGGAAAAGATCGTTTCTGCTTTAGATATCAAGATGCCATCAGAAGAATTAGAAAGCTACTGCCAAATGTGGTCTTTGCGCCCCTTCATAAATGATGAGATCATGCATCAAGCTTGGGAACATATTCACTGAACtgtattttgtttcttattataAAGAATCAGTTACTATTAGGCTggataaaattataatgctaTAGAAGCACCATTGCTTTTCTaaaatttcactttattttgtCATTGATCCTTCTCCCCCTTCCCCATTTTTGCTAACAAAAAAGTGAATCATTTGATTTAATGTTAATTGAAGTTTCAGCTTTTTACGACTGTCAAAATTTCGATTTTCAtaatttgatgcaatcctaccccgtaagggtattggatagaagactccaagaggattgagctagagctgctaaagaaggccttggggttctcatgaatcccagggtagatttctgagcccatggaccaaggttgggtcctctcttctttgtaaatattagaataaatttttcctt contains:
- the LOC100776078 gene encoding uncharacterized protein isoform X2; this encodes MESREGKSISDLYEEICHKFRDFMTEITKIDELGIAGSRLLSGFQQALDFIRRPPIDTNSKLVHKIIVANETERVKAYINSGCRKLNESIQSVTNLHSDTHGLCNHISKVKEILNELEGLLGDVTNAIQTTDGNLLALSDLDFNVELNEQEEKDALSHSQSPDVTITKKKKSADVAYLAMLMAFIYSMVNQDYLMQEKIVSALDIKMPSEELESYCQMWSLRPFINDEIMHQAWEHIH
- the LOC100776078 gene encoding uncharacterized protein isoform X1 → MESREGKSISDLYEEICHKFRDFMTEITKIDELGIAGSRLLSGFQQALDFIRRPPIDTNSKLVHKIIVANETERVKAYINSGCRKLNESIQSVTNLHSDTHGLCNHISKVKEILNELEGLLGDVTNAIQTTDGNLLALSDLDFNVELNEQVADDDLEEKDALSHSQSPDVTITKKKKSADVAYLAMLMAFIYSMVNQDYLMQEKIVSALDIKMPSEELESYCQMWSLRPFINDEIMHQAWEHIH